From a single Miscanthus floridulus cultivar M001 chromosome 8, ASM1932011v1, whole genome shotgun sequence genomic region:
- the LOC136477541 gene encoding protein NRT1/ PTR FAMILY 6.4-like: MVSAGGHGGYGSDGGDGQEAVDFRGNPVDKSRTGGWVGAGLILGTELAERVCVMGISMNLVTYLVGELHLSNSKSANVVTNFMGTLNLLALVGGFLADAKLGRYLTIAISATIAATGVSLLTVDTTVPSMRPPACANARGPRAHHECVPARGGQLALLYAALYTIAAGAGGLKANVSGFGSDQFDARDPREERAMVFFFNRFYFCISLGSLFAVTVLVYVQDNVGRAWGYGVSAVTMLLAVAVFVAGTPRYRYRRPQGSPLTVIGRVLATAWRKRRLTLPADAAELHGFAAAKVAHTDRLRCLDKAAIVEADLSAPAGKQQASSAVAAPSTVTEVEEVKMVVKLLPIWSTCILFWTVYSQMTTFSVEQATRMDRHLSGAGAGFAVPAGSLSVFLFISILLFTSLNERLLVPLAARLTGRPQGLTSLQRVGTGLALSVAAMAVSALVEKKRRDASNGPGHVAISAFWLVPQFFLVGAGEAFAYVGQLEFFIREAPERMKSMSTGLFLVTLSTGFFLSTFLVFAVDAVTRGAWIRNNLDRGRLDLFYSMLAVLGVANFAVFIVFARRHQYKASNLPAAVAPDGAGQKEMDDFVAVTEAVEGMDV; the protein is encoded by the exons ATG GTTTCCGCTGGGGGTCATGGTGGGTACggcagcgacggcggcgacgggcAGGAGGCCGTGGACTTCCGGGGCAACCCGGTGGACAAGTCGAGGACCGGAGGCTGGGTGGGCGCCGGGCTGATCCTGGGCACAGAGCTGGCGGAGCGCGTGTGCGTGATGGGCATCTCCATGAACCTGGTGACGTACCTGGTGGGCGAGCTGCACCTGTCCAACTCCAAGTCCGCCAACGTGGTGACCAACTTCATGGGCACGCTCAACCTGCTCGCCCTCGTCGGCGGCTTCctcgccgacgccaagctcggccGCTACCTCACCATCGCCATCTCCGCCACCATCGCCGCCACC GGCGTGAGCCTGCTGACGGTTGACACGACGGTGCCGAGCATGCGCCCGCCGGCGTGCGCGAACGCCCGCGGGCCACGCGCGCACCACGAGTGCGTCCCCGCGCGCGGCGGGCAGCTGGCGCTGCTGTACGCCGCGCTGTACACGATCGCGGCGGGGGCGGGGGGGCTGAAGGCGAACGTGTCCGGGTTCGGGTCGGACCAGTTCGACGCGCGTGACCCACGGGAGGAGCGCGCCATGGTGTTCTTCTTCAACCGCTTCTACTTCTGCATCAGCCTGGGGTCGCTGTTCGCGGTCACCGTGCTGGTGTACGTGCAGGACAACGTGGGCCGGGCCTGGGGGTACGGCGTCTCCGCCGTCACCATGCTGCTCGCCGTCGCGGTGTTCGTGGCGGGCACGCCCAGGTACCGGTACCGCCGCCCGCAGGGCAGCCCGCTCACGGTCATCGGGCGGGTGCTCGCCACGGCGTGGAGGAAGCGCCGGTTGACGCtccccgccgacgccgccgagCTCCACGGGTTCGCCGCGGCCAAGGTCGCCCACACGGACAGGCTCAG GTGCCTTGACAAGGCGGCGATCGTGGAGGCCGACCTGTCCGCGCCGGCGGGGAAGCAGCAGGCGAGttcggcggtggcggcgccgtCGACGGTgacggaggtggaggaggtgaagaTGGTGGTGAAGCTGCTGCCCATCTGGTCCACGTGCATCCTCTTCTGGACGGTCTACTCCCAGATGACCACCTTCTCGGTGGAGCAGGCCACGCGCATGGACCGCCACctctccggcgccggcgccggcttcGCCGTCCCGGCGGGCTCCCTCTCCGTGTTCCTCTTCATCTCCATCCTGCTCTTCACCTCCCTCAACGAGCGCCTCCTCGTGCCGCTCGCCGCCCGCCTCACGGGCCGCCCGCAAGGGCTCACCTCGCTGCAGCGCGTCGGCACGGGGCTCGCGCTCtccgtcgccgccatggccgtctcgGCGCTCGTCGAGAAGAAGCGCCGCGACGCGTCCAATGGGCCCGGCCACGTCGCCATCAGCGCCTTCTGGCTCGTCCCGCAGTTCTTCCTCGTGGGGGCCGGCGAGGCGTTCGCGTACGTGGGGCAGCTCGAGTTCTTCATCCGCGAGGCGCCCGAGCGGATGAAGTCCATGAGCACCGGCCTGTTCCTCGTCACGCTCTCCACGGGCTTCTTCCTCAGCACCTTCCTCGTCTTCGCCGTCGACGCCGTCACCAGGGGCGCGTGGATCCGGAACAACCTCGACCGCGGCAGGCTCGACCTCTTCTACTCGATGCTCGCCGTGCTCGGGGTCGCCAACTTCGCCGTCTTCATCGTCTTCGCCAGGCGCCACCAGTACAAGGCTAGCAACTTGCCGGCGGCAGTGGCGCCCGACGGCGCCGGGCAGAAGGAGATGGACGACTTCGTCGCCGTGACGGAGGCCGTCGAAGGAATGGACGTGTAG